From the Peromyscus leucopus breed LL Stock chromosome 8b, UCI_PerLeu_2.1, whole genome shotgun sequence genome, one window contains:
- the Cdip1 gene encoding cell death-inducing p53-target protein 1, which yields MSNEPPPPYPGGPTAPLLEEKSGAPPTPGRTSPAVMQPPPGMPLPSADIAPPPYEPPGHPMPQPGFVPPHMNADGAYMPAGFYPPPGPHPPMGYYPPGPYPPGPYPGPGGHTATVLVPSGAATTVTVLQGEIFEGAPVQTVCPHCQQAITTKISYEIGLMNFVLGFFCCFMGCDLGCCLIPCLINDFKDVTHTCPSCKAYIYTYKRLC from the exons ATGTCCAACGAGCCACCCCCTCCTTACCCTGGAGGCCCTACAGCCCCACTACTAGAGGAAAAAAGTGGAGCCCCACCTACTCCAG GCCGTACCTCCCCAGCGGTGATGCAGCCGCCACCAGGCATGCCACTGCCCTCAGCTGACATTGCTCCCCCACCTTATGAGCCACCGGGTCATCCAATGCCTCAGCCTGGCTTTGTACCCCCTCACATGAATGCAGATGGAGCCTACATGCCTGCAG GTTTCTACCCTCCTCCAGGCCCTCACCCACCTATGGGCTATTATCCACCAGGACCCTACCCACCAGGGCCCTATCCTGGTCCTGGGGGCCACACGGCCACAGTCTTGGTCCCATCAGGGGCAGCTACCACGGTGACAGTGCTACAGGGAGAGATCTTTGAAGGTGCACCTGTGCAAACAGTGTGCCCCCACTGCCAGCAGGCAATCACCACCAAGATCTCCTATGAGATTGGCCTGATGAACTTTGTACTGGGTTTCTTCTGCTGCTTCATGGG ATGTGATCTGGGCTGCTGCTTGATCCCCTGCCTCATCAACGACTTCAAGGATGTGACGCACACATGTCCCAGCTGCAAAGCCTACATCTACACATACAAGCGCTTGTGCTAA